A single Fundidesulfovibrio terrae DNA region contains:
- a CDS encoding bifunctional acetate--CoA ligase family protein/GNAT family N-acetyltransferase has protein sequence MSVANLDGLFKPNSVAVIGATNEPGHVGRVVMENLLGGKFLGPVMPLSTTEDEVLGVDAYKGVDTLPLTPDLAILCIPPADAPDYIYRLGRRGVKAAVALCPGYAKLTPAEKWEVQGKMLSAAEDEGIRILGPSGLGLIIPPIGLNASLVAAEPPKGRIAFISQSASLFTGVLDWAHGHGIGFSYVVSLGDRLDLKYHDLFDYLSSDPNTRSILLYLESVSDARKFMSAARAAARNKPVLVVKPGRRRGPGGESIARPGQGLDEVYHEAFRRAGMLRVFEIDALFDAAQTLARSQPLKGDRLAIMTNGGSVGVMSADTLIERGGKLSGVSAETGLGLRELLGPNWQREGIVDMGLTASPEQYHDALTAVLKDKEPNAVLVMHVPFAAVHGEEVARAVIKAASKSQRPVFTCWLGHGVAEPARALFSQAGIPTYNTPDTAVRAFLDLANHRRTQELLMEMPASIPAGFTPDNECALGVVHAVLEEGRTELTEPEAKVVLACYGIPVIRSKLVTTTAEVIEAAEELGYPVAIKVVSPEIPQPFDVGGVVLDIEDREELKQAAQSIKARARKLELGASIKGFIVQKMGRRGAQELLLQAQVDPVFGPYLRFGQGGLAAKLSQDKAIALPPLNMSLARDLINRTRVSAFLKGFGGRPPADLDAISKTIIQVAQLIIDIPQIQEIDINPLFADSHGVSVLGVRVRVAEVMASGQDRLAIRPYPKELEEHAVLKNGREVLIRPIRPEDEPAHYEFFTHLTPEDLRFRFFGVVRELSHMEMARLTQIDYEREMAFIATAESAEGVPETLGVVRASAKPDNSSAEFAIIVRSDQKGQGLGRKLMEKIIHYCRERGTGAITGQALLDNKGMQGLAEKVGFEVWRNTDDEVVEMHLDLKQPDALR, from the coding sequence ATGAGCGTTGCCAACCTAGACGGGCTCTTCAAGCCCAACTCCGTGGCCGTGATCGGGGCCACCAACGAGCCCGGGCACGTGGGCCGTGTGGTGATGGAGAACCTGCTGGGCGGGAAGTTTCTCGGCCCGGTCATGCCCCTTTCCACCACCGAGGACGAGGTCCTGGGCGTCGATGCGTACAAGGGCGTGGACACGCTGCCGCTGACGCCCGACCTGGCCATCTTGTGCATCCCCCCGGCGGATGCGCCGGACTACATCTACCGCCTGGGACGGCGCGGCGTGAAGGCGGCCGTGGCCCTGTGCCCCGGCTACGCCAAACTGACCCCCGCCGAGAAGTGGGAGGTGCAGGGCAAGATGCTCTCCGCCGCAGAGGACGAGGGCATCCGCATCCTCGGGCCTTCGGGACTGGGGCTCATCATCCCCCCCATCGGCCTGAACGCCAGCCTGGTGGCCGCCGAGCCGCCCAAGGGGCGCATCGCCTTCATTTCCCAGTCGGCCTCGCTCTTTACGGGCGTCCTGGACTGGGCGCACGGCCACGGCATCGGCTTCTCCTACGTGGTGTCGCTGGGCGACCGGCTGGACCTCAAATACCACGACCTTTTCGACTACCTCTCCTCCGACCCCAACACGCGTTCGATCCTTCTCTATCTGGAAAGCGTGTCCGACGCCCGCAAGTTCATGAGCGCGGCCCGGGCGGCGGCCCGCAACAAGCCGGTGCTGGTGGTCAAGCCCGGGCGCAGGCGCGGCCCCGGCGGCGAATCCATCGCCCGGCCCGGCCAGGGACTGGACGAGGTGTACCACGAGGCTTTCCGGCGCGCGGGCATGCTGCGCGTCTTCGAGATCGACGCCCTGTTCGACGCCGCCCAGACCCTGGCCCGCTCCCAGCCGCTCAAGGGCGACCGGCTTGCCATCATGACCAACGGCGGGTCGGTGGGCGTCATGAGCGCGGACACCCTGATCGAGCGCGGAGGCAAGCTCTCGGGCGTGAGCGCCGAGACCGGCCTGGGCCTGCGGGAGCTTCTGGGCCCCAACTGGCAGCGCGAGGGCATCGTCGACATGGGGCTCACCGCCTCGCCAGAGCAGTACCACGACGCGCTGACCGCGGTGCTCAAGGACAAGGAGCCCAACGCGGTGCTGGTGATGCACGTGCCCTTCGCGGCCGTGCACGGCGAGGAAGTGGCGCGCGCCGTGATCAAGGCCGCTTCAAAGAGCCAGCGGCCCGTTTTCACCTGCTGGCTGGGCCACGGCGTGGCCGAACCGGCCCGGGCCCTGTTCAGCCAGGCGGGCATCCCCACCTACAACACCCCGGACACCGCCGTCCGCGCCTTCCTGGACCTGGCCAACCACCGCCGCACCCAGGAACTGCTCATGGAGATGCCCGCCAGCATCCCCGCCGGATTCACCCCGGACAACGAGTGCGCCCTTGGCGTGGTGCACGCCGTGCTGGAGGAAGGCCGGACCGAGCTGACCGAGCCCGAGGCCAAGGTTGTGCTGGCCTGCTACGGCATCCCGGTCATCCGCTCCAAGCTGGTCACCACCACGGCCGAGGTGATCGAGGCGGCCGAGGAGCTGGGCTATCCAGTGGCCATCAAGGTGGTCTCGCCGGAGATTCCCCAGCCCTTCGACGTGGGCGGGGTGGTGCTGGACATCGAGGACCGCGAGGAGCTCAAGCAGGCGGCCCAGTCCATCAAGGCCCGGGCGCGCAAGCTTGAGCTGGGAGCCAGCATCAAGGGCTTCATCGTGCAGAAGATGGGCCGCCGGGGCGCGCAGGAACTCCTGCTCCAGGCCCAGGTGGACCCGGTGTTCGGGCCGTACCTGCGCTTCGGCCAGGGCGGTCTGGCGGCCAAGCTCTCCCAGGACAAGGCCATCGCCCTGCCGCCGCTCAACATGAGCCTAGCTCGCGACCTGATCAACCGCACCCGCGTGTCGGCGTTTCTGAAGGGCTTCGGCGGGCGTCCCCCGGCGGACCTGGACGCCATCAGCAAGACCATCATCCAGGTGGCCCAGCTGATCATCGACATCCCCCAGATCCAGGAGATCGACATCAACCCGCTGTTCGCCGACAGCCACGGGGTGTCGGTGCTCGGCGTACGCGTCCGCGTGGCCGAGGTCATGGCCTCGGGCCAGGACCGGCTGGCCATCAGGCCCTATCCGAAGGAGCTGGAGGAGCACGCGGTCCTGAAAAACGGCCGCGAGGTGCTCATCCGGCCCATACGGCCCGAGGACGAACCGGCCCACTACGAATTCTTCACCCACCTGACCCCCGAGGACCTGCGTTTCCGCTTCTTCGGCGTGGTGCGCGAGCTCTCGCACATGGAGATGGCCAGGCTCACCCAGATCGACTACGAGCGCGAGATGGCCTTCATCGCCACCGCCGAAAGCGCCGAAGGCGTGCCCGAGACGCTTGGCGTGGTGCGGGCCTCGGCCAAGCCCGACAACAGCTCGGCCGAGTTCGCCATCATCGTGCGCTCGGACCAGAAAGGGCAGGGCCTGGGCCGCAAGCTCATGGAGAAGATCATCCACTACTGCCGCGAACGGGGCACCGGGGCCATCACCGGCCAGGCGCTTTTGGACAACAAGGGCATGCAGGGGCTGGCGGAAAAGGTAGGGTTCGAGGTGTGGCGCAACACCGACGACGAGGTGGTGGAGATGCACCTGGACCTCAAGCAGCCGGACGCTTTACGATAA